In the genome of Arachis stenosperma cultivar V10309 chromosome 6, arast.V10309.gnm1.PFL2, whole genome shotgun sequence, the window TTTCCTCCTTTCATTCTATTCCTTCTACTTATTCACCTTTCTTTACTAATCTTAGTGTTAATTTTTTCTCTAGTGATGATAATACAAGCACTGTGACAAGTTCACTTCATGAGCCTCCTATTCATGTACCTTCTACTATTCCCATTTATCCAAGGTTGAACGATGATCCTGCTCCTATGATCCTTCTTCTTATGACCACTCACAGTATTAGGGTAAGAAATTCACCTCCACATCTTTATCATTATCATTGTTTTGCTATTATCCTTCACATTCATGAACCTAGGTCATTAAGGAAGCTTTCAAAGATTCAAATTGACGGCGGAGGAATAAATTTAGGCATTAGATAAATCACACACTTGGAATTTGGTTGATTATTTTTCTAATCAAGAAGTTGTGGGTAGCAGATAGGTTTACGAAATCAAGACTCACTCTTTATTAACAGGTGTAAGACTCGTTTGGTTGCTCAAGGATGCACTAAAGAGTATAGTATTAATTATGAAGAGACTTTTGCTCTTCTTGCTCGACTCACATATGTTCAAGTTTTTCTTGAAATTACTACAGTCTACAAATGGTCTATATGTCAGATGAATGTGAAAAATGCTTTTCTCAATGGTGACTTGAAAAAGAAAGTCTACATGAAACCTTCTTCGAGATATTCTTATTCTCCTAacaaagttttattttttttgcaagGCACTATATGGTCTTAAACAAGCTTATCGACTAGATATTGCCTGTGATATTCATGTTGTTAGCCAATTCTTATCAGCACCACGCACTACTCATTATGCCGCTGTTCTTCGGATTATTCGCTATGTCAAGGGTACTATGTTTCAAGGTCTTTATTTTTTCGTTCAGTCTTCCTTAACCTTTCAAGTATATTCAGATGTTGATTGGATTGATGACTTCACTGATCATTGTTCTATTACTgactattatttatttttcggTGACTCTCTAATCACCTAACGTGCCAAGAAATAAACTTTTACCGCTCGATCAAGCACAGAAGCAGAATATTGTAAGAAccttctttttttaaaaaattataaataaataaataatttcgaTTTCACGGATAATTTTATCTATTACCCTCTTTACAAATATCCTAGAGATATTCTAGAATTGGGATTATAATTAATGCCAATCAAAGTCAAACCAAGTTAATTGATTAATTTCACAGAAAATCGTAAAAAACTTGTTAGTGAAAATTTACTAccttgatttttttcttctccaAGAAAAATTTCCAGCCACTCATTCCTAAAAACTACCTTCTTAATTTAAATCTGGTTTTTTCCTTCTCCAAGAAAAATTTCCAGCCACTCATTCCTAAAAACTACCTTCTTAATTAAATCTTGTCCACTCATATTTTACCATGAGGTAAAATACTTCCTTAAGACTCACTTAAACCTAATACACTATTCTTAaacatctctctctctctctctctctctctccaattaattaatttttacattaGAAAATTACTAAGGATAAGGTTATCCACTAAGCGATGACTAGGATTCTTAAATTGTCATTAATTCTCATAAGTCATAAACTCTTTCTCCACCActctcatatttttttatttcacaCCACTCTAAACAAAATTAGTAAGTGagataagaaagaaaatataaagagaaaAGTGAGAAGAGGTCGAAGCATTAAgtgagaaaaagagagaaaactAGCTTTGTTTCATACATTCTTACACCACTATATCAAGGAGCACTTCACATTTCTTAAAGGATCAAGGACAAAAGGACTCCTTCAATAATCATTATATTGTGTCCTAAAGAGAAACGTAAATTCCAAAGTGCTTAAGGGCTGCCTAGTagtgtgaaattctataccgttTAGCCAGTAATTGTATAGCATGGGTTGCCCACCATATGAAGAGTTTCTCAATTGTATTCATATTAAGGGCTATATGCCAAGTGCCATGACTGTATACAAAAGGACAATTCTCGTCAGGCACGTATCCTGATTGTATGTAGTTGAGTGACCATATCTGGATTTAGGGTCGAGTAACGTTGAGTTGTGTGTAgtcaaccgacacatgagctcatgacCTGCGATAAGAACAAATTTGCATCATATCTTATTGTGCATTCTCTTGCTGACTGAAATTACGTGCTTGTGTTTGCTAATTATATTCTGTTATCTACTTGATTTACTGCTTGTATGTGTACTTTATCGGAATGACCTCAATAAACGTAGACTTAGTATGtaaatgttttaatttttcacaAAATCAAGACTTAGCATGAAATCTCTCTATTTTCTGTATTAGCTTGCTGGAAATCTTTGGTTCTCACCCTCCTTCTTTCTCACTCTGCAAATGGGATCAAGAATCATCTTCTTTGAGGTCTCCGCACCGTACTACTACTTGGACCTCATATGGGGTGGGACAGCCATATGGGCGATGTTCACTCCTGCACATATGTTCTTTTTGAGAGACCTTTCTTTCACTCTCTTTTTAGTTAGAAGTTTGATCTTGATGTGCCGTACGATTTTTTACTGTTTGAGCTACATCCGGAAGGTTTTAACTTCTCTTTTTCTCCTCAGTCACTATACTTGATGGAGCTCGAGCCAGAGTCTTTTTTCGATATGCGGTCCATATATCCCGAGTGGTTCGATGCAGTGCCAGAACCAATGATATCAGTGGAACTTGTGATGGATTATTAGCTATTGGATCACATTGTATGAAACTTAGCCTTCCAACACTTATGTGATATATTTATCTATATGTTTCTGTTTTTATCATGAATGTGTTGTATGCTTAACTATTGTACTAATATCAATAGACTTGGTTAACTTATTATTATAACGCATGCTGAAAATTAGATCGTTCTAAATATCGTGCTTTAATTGACACTTCtattattatcttttataaTAGTTTTAAACATGAACTTTTTATTtgacattttttatttagttgtttCTTCTATCCAGCTTTTTTTTCAGCTAACCTAGTGCTAGTTTGGattagtttttttaataaaaaaagtacctttttttaaataaaatacttttattcaatttaaaatcCATTTGGATACATCTTTTAAACAaagtattttattaaaaaagtaaattaattactttttctAAAAGCTAGCaatactttatttttaaaaaaaaaagcaaaagacgtttagggcttgtttgggtgaacttctaaaaattttttttcgagttctctttttttaaaagatctttttatctatcaattatgtttgggtataacaatataaaagtacttttttgtttatttattacatgaaaaatatctttttttaagaaaaaaatttttaaaaaaaatataaattacagcttctcaaaaaagatgttttttatttttatttttctaatacttttatttttactactagaaatttgccaaacacgctaaaaaataaaaaatacattttttcattgaaaaaaagatatttttttaatcaagaTAATAGCACCCAAACAAACACTTAATACTTAAAAGctctttttaaaaagttatgaTACATGGACACTGACATGGATATGGGACGCGGACAcgcaaattttaaaatattataagacACGGAAACAggacatatatataaaatataaagtattttttggataaattacaatggtattttcatattttattaatattaaaatataaaataattttttaactatttttaatgtcttattttaactatataaagtatttaaaatattttttattttaataaataatagggtaaaaaaccatattaagccaaatgagtcaaaaaataacgtaaatacgccaaagcaaaaatcgtttcagcaataagccagaagctatttttatataattcgaaccagcttggttcgaactccatttctacataattcgaaccagcttggttcgaattatatacaaacacatacacacacataattcgaaccagcttggttcgaattacacataattcgaaccagcttggttcgaattacacacaaacacacgcacacactaattcgaaccagcttggttcgaattacacacagtAATTCATGgtataattcgaattatgctgttaaaaaattaataatttattaaaaaaatttattaaaaaatttattaaaaaaattaataattaaaaaattaaaaaatatatatttttatttcatacgttaaaaaaaagttaacaaaatatttaattacgagacttctttaaaatattaatgaactatcaatttgaattccatacaatacttttctgtccatttttaatagttcatgaatattttttaataaatttttttaaattatactacaaaaaatattttatcctatgcaaaaaaatttaaaaaaaatggcttaaaaatgttaggagtactataaaaatttgtaatgttataataacttaggtaaatacatgcatgtactcaaattttaaataaaatactctacatagtcaataataatttaaaaatgaaagaaaatattttattccatacaaaataattaaaaatatattttattctatacaaaataattttaaaaaatggcttaaaagatgttatgagtactataaaagtttgtaatattctagtgatttaggtaaatacatgataaaaatattttttctttaatttctaaattattagtgactatgtggagtatttctttaatgtcctaagtcattaggacattacaaatttttatattactTCTAACATcctttaagccattttttaaattattttgcatagaataaaatattttttgtggtataatttaaataaatttattaaaaaatattcatgaactatcaagaatgggcagaagagtattgtatagaattcgaattgctcaccaTATAATTTGAATCAGAGTAATTCGAACTTCCCTATGCGTAATTCGAATCATGTAATATCTCaccatataatttaaataattttattaaaaaattatcatgaatattttttaataaatttatttaaattataccacaaaaaaatattttattctatgcaaaataatttaaaaaatggcttaaaggATGTTAGAagtaatataaaaatttgtaatgtcctaatgacttaggacattaaagaaatactccacatagtcactaataatttagaaattaaagaaaaaatatttttatcatgtatttacctaaatcactagaatattacaaacttttatagtactcataacatcttttaagccattttttaaaattattttgtatagaataaaatatattttttaattattttgtatggaataaaatattttctttcatttttaaattattattgactatgtagagtattttatttaaaatttgagtacatgcatgtatttacctaagttattataacattacaaatttttatagtactcctaacatttttaagccattttttttaaatttttttgcataggataaaatattttttgtagtataatttaaaaaaatttattaaaaaatattcatgaactattaaaaatggacagaaaagtattgtatggaattcaaattgatagttcattaatattttaaagaagtctcgtaattaaatattttgttaacttttttttaacgtatgaaataaaaatatatattttttaattttttaattattaatttttttaataaattttttaataaatttttttaataaattattaattttttaacagcataattcgaattatacCATGAATTactgtgtgtaattcgaaccaagctggttcgaattagtgtgtgcgtgtgtttgtgtgtaattcgaaccaagctggttcgaattatgtgtaattcgaaccaagctggttcgaattatacacacacataattcgaaccagcttggttcgaattatgtagaaatggagttcgaaccaagctggttcgaattatataaaaatagcttctggcttattgctgaaacgatttttgctttggcgtatttacgttattttttgactcatttggcttaatatggttttttaccctaaataataatatatattatttctaaactCATTTTAAGAATACATGTTAAGAATAAAGCTGGACACGCTAACACGTTATGGTATTTAAGTGTGTTTAAGTGTATCTGAAaaaaacttttatattttttatgaaaacagAATTGAATACAGTAGACATGTGTATCGAATGAGTATCGATGAACATAGTGTCCGAAGTGTGCCCGATATACAAACACAATAACTCAACGCCATACTtcatagttaaaaaaattatctatatataaaataatttttatctattaaaaaatcttttaaaaaagagTAAACACTCAATCCGGTATTTGTCCATTTTTACAAAGTACAAAGCGATCTCTGtcaaaaaaaagaaacatttcGATCCTCAACCTTTTTATTTTGGGGCAATACGATCTCtctgttaaaaaatttattaaataataataaaaattagtttggTGGGGGTTTTTAAATCCCcacaaaattcttttcaataataTAACTAATTACTACCAGTACTAGTATTACCTTCTTCATCCTCATTATTATCACTCccacttttattatttttattgtgtaaCTATActttatcattatcattatctCCTTTACCGTCATCATCACCAATACCAATATTattaacattaaaatttttttctttcattttttatttttcaattataatggaaaaagaaaatagtgAAAGACAAGATTATTCAACATTAAAATTTGTGAGAccgaataaaaaatttattctttaGTTAACGTGATTAGATTAATCACATTATGATTCCatctttttaaaagaaaaaaataacatcaaataaaaaatgaaagaggAGAATTTTAATGTTAATAACATTAGTATTGGTGATGATGGCCATAGAagagataatgatgatgataaagtatggttacataataaaaataatagaggTAAGAGTGATAATAACAAGGATAAAGAAGGTAATAGTAGTAGTAATTGATTAtattattgaaaagaattttctaaaaatttaaaatttctcacaaaatacaaataaaatctcactaaattaatttttattattatttaataaattttttaacaaaaaaatcgTATTGTCAATTAAAGATCAAATATTCTTTATACTTCATAAAAATAGACAAGACCAATTGAATATTTACTCtttaaagaataataaaaaaataagtactTTTCTCATAACCAATCCAAACTAACCATTATTAAATCCCAAATCATGGGGACCCATCGCCTCTTTCCACAGAATTGAGGCAGCAAAAGTGAAAATCAGTAGAAAAAAAAGAATCGCAGGAAGATGTTGAGGGTTGCAGCAAAGAGGTTGTCTTCTCTGTCATCGTCTTCATGGAGAGCTAACCATGCCGCCTCTGCCTTCATCTCTCGGAACCCCATCGCCCCTCACTATGACTCCCACGATCGCGGATCCGCTCCCCAACCCCAATTCTTTCTCCCATTCCGAGGTTAGGGTTTTCCCCCctctttccctttccctttccaTATACATTTTTGTTTCAGCTCCAAATCAAAAGAGACCAAACAAGTTGATTTGTGATTATTTCTGCCCCGTGCCCTTGATTTGATGCTTTTGTCTGTTCGGTATGTTTATGTGCTTATGCGCCAACCTGATTTTATTGTTATTCGCCATATCGTAGTATCGGTAGTTGCTTTACGCAAATCATTTAACTCGTTCTTGGTTGGTGTCTAGATTCGAAGTTTATGTATTGTGAGCGTGTTTTTTGCTGATTGCAATCGGACATTTGTTTGGGATTTGGGGGGTGGTAGTGATTGTTGGTGGTGGTGTTCTTCTACACGTGCTATTTTGTGCCCAAAGAACAGAAGGATAAAAGATGGCGTTGAATAGTGCTcgtatttttcttcttttggaattttgaattttgatttcaGGGCAGCGAGACATGTCTTGCATAGAATTTAAATCCATCGAGCATTTGAACTATCATGTTGTGTTGAAAATATCTTCTTACCAAAAGCTTTTCAAGAGTGTTATATTGAGTGAATATATAAGTAGCAAAATTTGCCCAAGTCTAGTATGCTGTTCTTCTGAAGTATAACAGATTATGCTTCATTGTTGGTTTTGTTGTTATTATACATCATTTCTAGTGGAAACTAGAGTGACACATTTAGTTGTAATATAGGCTTTGGATATATTAAAAACATCAAGTAACATGAATGTATAAGAGATTGCATTACCAATGAAAAATTATGGAAGTATAGAACATACCAACTGGGGAGCTTTCTTTCTAAAATCGAGAGTAGCTTGTACATGAACTACAATCTTAAACAAATTACTCCCAGACTGTGTATACATCTATTTATGCTGCTAATAACTAGTAAATTCCATTTCTAATTCTGAACTTTATGTAATTCAAATCATGCAGTTGAGTGTTTGTGCTCTGATTGGGGCTTGATTATCTTCATGATTGTTATATGTGTATGCTGTAAGGTATTTGTTTGTTCCATCCTATGATCTACCCTTCCTATATCACTAGTTCAATAGTTCTCAAGAGATTGTTTATTCAGGAATTTCATTATTCATAAGTTTAGGCTTCCCCAGAACTGATCCAATAGTACATAACCAAATTGTGTTCCATCTTATGATTTGCCCTTCCTGTATCAGTATATCACTAGTTGAATAGTTCACAAGAGATTGTTTAATCAATAATTTCTGTTATTGTTGAGTTAGGCTTCCCCATAACTGCTTCAATAATTCATAATGAAATTGGCTGCCATCCTATTATTTGCCCCTCCGATATCACTAGTTCAATAGTTCACAAAAGGTTGTTTATTCAAGAGTTCTGTTAATCATAAGTTAGGCTTCCCTGGAACTGGTTCTATGGTTCAATAATTCATAATGAAAGCGTGTTATTCACTTACAAATATTAAAaggtataaaaataaaaagaaaagaaaaggagaaagaaagaaaaggtcATTAGTGAAGCTGATTGAGATTGATTGGTAAGTATTATGTAGTTTATTATTTGACTGAGTATTGTGCTTTTAATTGTGCATGTGTTGAATTTTAAAGTGTGTGCAAAAAGATAAGTGAATTTTGGGCATCTATTCCCGGTACCAGTAAGGACAGTACCCAGTGCCGTTGTGACAATATGGTTATGGCAACCATTTAGCAGTACCATGTACCCGTCACAGTTTGGGTTTTGCTATAGTTATTGAAGGCTtgccttcttttttattttccagGGTTTGGTTTATTAACATCTTAGCCAAATTAATGCGACTCgataatttattttcaatctGTACCCAGGTTTTGCTACTGGATTGCCAGTCCATGCAAACGAAAACAGCATTATTCCTGAAATTCCAGCAACTGTCGCTGCTGTAAAAAACCCTTCCTCTAAGATCGTATACGATGAACACAATCATGAACGATATCCTCCTGGTGACCCAAGCAAGAGGGCATTTGCCTACTTTGTCCTAACAGGTGGCAGATTTGTCTATGCCTCTCTGGTGCGTCTCCTTATCCTCAAGTTTGTGCTCAGTATGTCGGCGAGTAAGGATGTTCTTGCTCTGGCTTCACTTGAAGTTGATCTCTCCAGCATTGAGCCAGGCACCACTGTGACTGTTAAGTGGCGTGGAAAGCCTGTGTTCATCAGGCGTAGGACGGAAGATGATATTAAGCTGGCAAACAGTGTTGACGTTGGATCTCTTCGCGATCCCCAGCAGGATGCAGAGAGAGTCAAGAACCCTGAGTGGCTCATTGTGATTGGGGTTTGCACACATTTGGGTTGTATCCCCTTGCCAAATGCTGGTGACTTTGGTGGCTGGTTTTGCCCCTGTCATGGTTCACATTATGATATATCTGGCAGAATTAGGAAGGGACCAGCGCCATACAATCTGGAGGTACCAACATATACTTTCTTGGAAGAGAACAAGTTGTTAATTGGTTGAAAGACACAGGATACTACCTACTGAACCGgtttacaataatttttttaatttatttgataatGTCGAAATGCGGCGTGGATATCTCTTCTTCTCGAGTACTTATTTGGTTTGTTTAGCAAGTGTTTATGCAGCACAGAGATTTCTGTTTCTGTCAtatgcttttctttttgcttgtcATATGCTTTCATTAGTTGATGATTTCAGGAGCTttgtataattataaaattctgCTGAAGCAGTAAAATTTAAGGATTTTGACTAATGCGA includes:
- the LOC130936263 gene encoding cytochrome b-c1 complex subunit Rieske-4, mitochondrial-like; protein product: MLRVAAKRLSSLSSSSWRANHAASAFISRNPIAPHYDSHDRGSAPQPQFFLPFRGFATGLPVHANENSIIPEIPATVAAVKNPSSKIVYDEHNHERYPPGDPSKRAFAYFVLTGGRFVYASLVRLLILKFVLSMSASKDVLALASLEVDLSSIEPGTTVTVKWRGKPVFIRRRTEDDIKLANSVDVGSLRDPQQDAERVKNPEWLIVIGVCTHLGCIPLPNAGDFGGWFCPCHGSHYDISGRIRKGPAPYNLEVPTYTFLEENKLLIG